A single region of the Aeromicrobium chenweiae genome encodes:
- a CDS encoding ABC transporter ATP-binding protein — MTPILTITDATLLLGDGDETVRALDDVSLEVAAGELVAIVGPSGSGKSSLLAVAGALTTPTSGSVRLGSTDLTAASSRELTRIRREQIGFVFQSGNLVPALKSVDQVRLPLTFGKVADPRDPLELLAEVGMEHKADRRPHELSGGERQRVGIARALVTRPQLLLVDEPTAALDRSRSQEVVALLADESHSHGVATIMVTHDQDVLHHCDRVLEMVDGRLTPAVAPTV, encoded by the coding sequence ATGACCCCCATCCTGACCATCACCGACGCAACGCTCCTGCTTGGGGACGGAGACGAGACCGTCCGGGCGCTCGACGACGTGTCGCTGGAGGTGGCGGCCGGAGAGCTGGTCGCCATCGTGGGCCCGTCCGGCTCGGGCAAGTCCAGCCTCCTGGCGGTCGCCGGCGCGCTGACGACGCCCACCTCGGGGTCCGTGCGCCTGGGGTCGACCGACCTCACCGCAGCGAGCAGCCGGGAGCTCACCCGCATCCGGCGCGAGCAGATCGGGTTCGTGTTCCAGAGCGGCAACCTCGTCCCGGCGCTGAAGAGCGTCGACCAGGTGCGACTGCCGCTGACGTTCGGGAAGGTGGCCGACCCGCGCGATCCGCTCGAGCTGCTCGCCGAGGTCGGCATGGAGCACAAGGCCGACCGGCGCCCGCACGAGCTCTCCGGTGGTGAGCGCCAGCGCGTCGGCATCGCCCGCGCGCTGGTCACCCGTCCCCAGCTCCTGCTCGTCGACGAGCCGACCGCGGCCCTGGACCGCAGCCGGAGCCAGGAGGTCGTGGCCCTGCTGGCGGACGAGTCGCACAGCCACGGCGTGGCGACGATCATGGTCACCCACGACCAGGACGTCCTGCATCACTGCGACCGGGTGCTCGAGATGGTCGACGGTAGGCTCACCCCTGCGGTCGCGCCGACGGTCTGA
- a CDS encoding TetR/AcrR family transcriptional regulator, giving the protein MPRITAATVAEHRSQQVRALLDAASGILASTGKAPTMSEVARVAGLARSSVYQYFTSPDELLAAVVADVFPAWARTVLDRVEAAVSPGGRVWAYIEANVDLFDSSEQAVARALSQIVDPQVLMPPMKAFHRQLQVPLREALVELGELEPDAVAEHIDALVMQAARSIGAEDGPLGPQTRAQALARLRRLLSGYLQLPPASLD; this is encoded by the coding sequence ATGCCTCGCATCACGGCAGCCACCGTCGCTGAGCACCGCTCGCAGCAGGTCCGGGCCCTGCTCGATGCTGCCAGCGGGATCCTGGCGTCGACCGGCAAGGCGCCCACGATGAGCGAGGTCGCGCGGGTGGCGGGCCTGGCGCGCAGCAGCGTCTACCAGTACTTCACCTCACCCGACGAGCTCCTCGCCGCCGTCGTGGCGGACGTCTTCCCCGCGTGGGCGCGCACCGTCCTTGACCGGGTCGAGGCAGCCGTCTCGCCGGGCGGCCGGGTGTGGGCGTACATCGAGGCGAACGTCGACCTGTTCGACAGCTCCGAGCAGGCGGTGGCCCGGGCGCTGTCCCAGATCGTCGATCCCCAGGTGCTGATGCCGCCCATGAAGGCCTTCCACCGCCAGCTCCAGGTGCCGCTGCGTGAGGCGCTGGTGGAGCTCGGCGAACTCGAGCCCGACGCGGTCGCCGAGCACATCGACGCCCTCGTCATGCAGGCGGCCCGGAGCATCGGCGCCGAGGACGGACCGTTGGGGCCGCAGACCCGCGCGCAGGCGCTCGCCCGACTGCGGCGACTGCTGTCCGGATACCTGCAGCTGCCGCCGGCGTCCCTAGACTGA
- a CDS encoding ABC transporter permease, with translation MFLALRELSFARGRFALMGAVVALIAILMVLLSGLAVGLTNDGVSGLQHVKATSFAFQKDVSKDSAFSRSIVGPDAVKAWQKQKDVEAATPFGNTLVNARTDRGVEIDLALFGVETDSFMAPKAAEGKALTREGEVVVSSTAADEGVKLGDTVTLDPSGTELEVVGIMADQNTFGHVDIGYLPLRTWQEIKAGIPPGDEVPSRVYDEFTAVAVQAKDGATVDLAAGDKAAGTTSLTREGSYDASPGYTAETSTLQLIQVFLYAISALVVGAFFTVLTIQRRQELAVLRAMGASTRYLLRDSLLQSFILLVVSAGVGIGIGLAAGSAISSSPMPFALEAGPIIAATVLLIVLGLLGAGIAVLRITRIDPLAALGGSR, from the coding sequence ATGTTCCTAGCGCTCCGAGAACTTTCCTTCGCGCGCGGCCGCTTCGCCCTCATGGGAGCCGTCGTCGCGCTCATCGCCATCCTGATGGTCCTGCTCAGCGGCCTCGCCGTGGGCCTGACCAACGACGGTGTCTCCGGTCTCCAGCACGTCAAGGCGACCTCCTTCGCGTTCCAGAAGGACGTCTCCAAGGACTCGGCGTTCTCCCGAAGCATCGTCGGTCCTGATGCCGTCAAGGCCTGGCAGAAGCAGAAGGACGTCGAGGCCGCGACCCCGTTCGGCAACACGCTGGTGAACGCCCGCACCGACCGCGGCGTCGAGATCGACCTGGCCCTGTTCGGCGTCGAGACCGACTCCTTCATGGCGCCGAAGGCGGCCGAGGGGAAGGCCTTGACGCGCGAGGGCGAGGTCGTCGTCAGCTCCACCGCCGCCGACGAAGGCGTCAAGCTGGGTGACACCGTGACCCTCGATCCGTCGGGCACCGAGCTCGAGGTCGTCGGCATCATGGCCGACCAGAACACCTTCGGCCACGTCGACATCGGCTACCTGCCGCTGCGCACCTGGCAGGAGATCAAGGCCGGCATCCCGCCGGGCGACGAGGTCCCCAGTCGCGTCTACGACGAGTTCACGGCAGTCGCCGTGCAGGCCAAGGACGGCGCGACCGTCGACCTGGCCGCCGGGGACAAGGCGGCGGGGACGACGTCCTTGACGCGCGAGGGCTCCTACGACGCCTCGCCCGGCTACACCGCCGAGACCTCGACCCTGCAGCTCATCCAGGTGTTCCTGTACGCCATCTCCGCGCTGGTCGTCGGGGCCTTCTTCACCGTGCTGACGATCCAGCGCCGTCAGGAGCTCGCGGTGCTGAGGGCCATGGGCGCCAGCACGCGGTATCTGCTCCGCGACAGCCTCCTGCAGTCGTTCATCCTGCTCGTCGTCTCCGCAGGAGTGGGCATCGGGATCGGGCTCGCCGCCGGCAGCGCGATCTCCTCCTCGCCCATGCCCTTCGCACTCGAGGCGGGGCCGATCATCGCCGCGACCGTGCTGCTGATCGTCCTCGGACTCCTCGGCGCCGGCATCGCCGTGCTCCGCATCACCCGTATCGACCCGCTCGCAGCCCTCGGAGGCAGCCGATGA